The window ACGTCGTCCAGCGGACGGTCGGTGGGGATGCTCCCCGTCTCGCCGTTGTCCAGCCTGCGGTACTCCCGCCGCTCCGGGTAGAACTCGTACGTGCGCTTCCGCTCGAACCGGACCTCCTTCTGGTCCTGCTTGAACCGCCGCGAGAAGAGCCCCTTCACGTCGATCCAGGAGTCGAACCGGTCGTCCACCCGTGCCAGCGGGATCCCGCCGGAAAGGCGGAGCCGCGTGTGGTAGGTGGGCTGTCCGTGCACGTTCTCGATCCCCATCACGTGCATCGACCCGGTCCCGACCGCCACCGCCCCCAGCTTCACCTGGAAGACGGCCCGCTCACCCGGGCCGAAGGGGTGCGCGGGCGCCGCCTCGGCCGTGTCCTGCTGCGCGGCGGGAGCGCGGGCGTCCGCCGCCCCCGCCAGGGCGAGAACGGCCGCGAGCGCGGCGAGCGCACGGGCACGTGGAAGTCGAAACGGCATGGTACCTCTTCTCTCTTTCAGCTCGCCGGGTCCGGGGCCGGGGAGGCGCGGGGCGCCCTCCGCGACAGGTTCCAGACCTCGCCGAGCGCGTTCCAGGGACGGAAGCGGCTCTCCCGCTCCCGCCGGTCGTACCGCACCGAGACCTCGGCCCCCTCGGCACGCCGCGCGTGCGGCGCCACGGCCAGGAGGAGCTCGGCGTTGGCGGCCCACCCCTGCCGGGTGAGGAGCGGTGCTCCGCTCCGCTCCGCCAGCGCCCGCTTCAGCACGGAGACGCGGTAGGCGCGGAAGCCGGAGAGCGGGTCGCGGATCTCGCGGGGGAAGGCGGCGCGCCCCAGGAGCAGGGGGAGCCCCCTGCGCGACCAGCGGAGCGCCCGCGCGTGCTCCGGCCCCGCCGCCACGGCGGTCCCGCCGACCACGTCGGCGCCGCCCTCCATCCGCTTCACCAGCGCGGGGACGTCCTCCGGGGCCTCGGTGAAGTCGGCCTGCATGACCACCACGATGTCGCGCTTGGGGTGCGTGGAGCGCGCGACCGCCTCCCGCACCAGGCGCTCCAGCGCCGCCGCGTACCCCTGCGTGCGCTCGTTGCGCAGCAGGACGACGGGGAGGACGCG of the Longimicrobiaceae bacterium genome contains:
- a CDS encoding DUF3108 domain-containing protein, producing MPFRLPRARALAALAAVLALAGAADARAPAAQQDTAEAAPAHPFGPGERAVFQVKLGAVAVGTGSMHVMGIENVHGQPTYHTRLRLSGGIPLARVDDRFDSWIDVKGLFSRRFKQDQKEVRFERKRTYEFYPERREYRRLDNGETGSIPTDRPLDDVSFLYYARTLPLRVGETYTLHQYFKADGNPVILKVVRRDTVRVPAGTFPTIVIRPVIKTDGLFGEGGEAEVHFSDDARRIPVQIRSKVPLIGSLTMSLREYQPGK
- a CDS encoding glycosyltransferase family 2 protein gives rise to the protein MIYICIPALDEAQTVGVLLWKLRRVMAEFPRDYEVLVLDDGSTDATSEVVEPYARVLPVVLLRNERTQGYAAALERLVREAVARSTHPKRDIVVVMQADFTEAPEDVPALVKRMEGGADVVGGTAVAAGPEHARALRWSRRGLPLLLGRAAFPREIRDPLSGFRAYRVSVLKRALAERSGAPLLTRQGWAANAELLLAVAPHARRAEGAEVSVRYDRRERESRFRPWNALGEVWNLSRRAPRASPAPDPAS